In Chitinophaga sp. H8, the sequence GGTGTTTGTAGTGGATGGGGTATATCACCCCTTTCTTTTTTATGTTGATCAGAAAGTCGCCTTCCTGGTCGATTGTTTCCAGATTTTGTGGCTGACGGATATCCCTTTCACAGAAAGGAGCATGTTCCAGCAACTGCCCGTAATGGCTCAGGTATCTTTTGGGATAACGTATCGGGCTAAACGACTCTACAATAAAAAGCCGGTTGTTTTCATTGGCAAAAGTGATCTGGTAGATCGTGCCCCTTGGAATCACCAGGTAGTCGCCATAACCAAACTCCAGTTGTCCGTATTGTGATTTTAATACCCCATTGCCTTCATGTACAAAGATGAGCTCGTCCGCATCTGCATTCTTATAAAAGTAATCCTGCATACTATGGCGGGGAGCAGCCAGAACGATATGGCAATCACTGTTGACCAGCACGGCTTTGCGGCTGTGCAGAAAGTCATCTTCCCCTTTTATATCAAATCCCTGGAAGCTCCGGTGTTTTAACATTTTTTCTTCTGCCACTTCCGGCGCTACACTATAAGGTGTGTCTACTTTTACAATCTCTGTAGGCGGATGACAATGGTACAGCAACGAATAATGGGAAGAAAAGCCTTCTGTGGAAAACAATTGTTCCGAGTAAAGGGTGCCATCCGGTTTGTAAAACTGGGTGTGACGCTTATGCGGAATTTGTCCCAATTGATGGTATTGTGGCATGCCGGTAAATAAATTTTAAGGGTGCTGCAAAATATATGGTACGCTGATACGCCCCTGATACAATAAATTAGATCGATGTATAAGTAATTCGCAGAAAACGGTGAGCAGGTTTAACCACTATAAAGTTACGAATAATGTACAGGAAGATGGGTGGTTTATACCGCTTATCATGCAGCCGAATCCATGGCGAGGGTGGCCATGAGAAAATAGTAGCTGAGCTGGCTTTTGGATGTATATTTCAACAGTACCGACAAGTGGCTAATTTTTTACTGGCTAAAGTTAAGTATATTTTCTAATACCAAACAAATCCATGATATAGGGCTCCTTCCTGGTGAGAAAAAGCACTAGCCCAAGTCATTGTTTGTCATTAAATTGTCTTGAAAATATATGAATCGTAGGAATTTTCTGGCAAACAGGATCAAACCACGTTTATCATTCTTTAAAATAAACCTCTTTTGATAGAATATTTTCCAAACATTCAATCATTTATGAAATTTCATTCAGTATTTAAGTTCTTTTTTAGTTAAAATCAAAAATACCAGCCTGCATTTGCAATTATGGAATTAAACCACCACTTTTGTTATCAGAAAGTCAAATTATACTAAATAGTGCAACGTTTCCATACATATATCCTTTCTGCCACATGTGCCATCTCCGGTACATGCCACAGCACTATTATCACATCCACCACCATTACAACCCCATTGCGGGGTTAGTAATCACATATCATCCATCGATCACGGGAACGTGGTACACAGCCGGAAAGGTCCGGAGCT encodes:
- a CDS encoding homogentisate 1,2-dioxygenase, translating into MPQYHQLGQIPHKRHTQFYKPDGTLYSEQLFSTEGFSSHYSLLYHCHPPTEIVKVDTPYSVAPEVAEEKMLKHRSFQGFDIKGEDDFLHSRKAVLVNSDCHIVLAAPRHSMQDYFYKNADADELIFVHEGNGVLKSQYGQLEFGYGDYLVIPRGTIYQITFANENNRLFIVESFSPIRYPKRYLSHYGQLLEHAPFCERDIRQPQNLETIDQEGDFLINIKKKGVIYPIHYKHHPFDVIGWDGCEYPFAFSIHDFEPITGRVHQPPPVHQTFEGTNFVVCSFCPRLFDYHPLSIPAPYNHSNIDSDEVLYYVDGDFMSRKHVTRGMITLHPAGIPHGPHPGAVAKSIGAKETKELAVMVDTFHPLQITTAALGIEDKDYVMSWAE